GACCATTCATCTCAACAGGTTGAAGTCCAGCTCCCAAGATGACCAGGCTGTCAATATCCTTACCAGGCCTTTGGCATTTTAGAACTACGTCTGCTGCTTGTAGCATTTTGGAACATAACACATTCCGGAAGAAAAAATTTGATCTAAGCATTGATATTTGTTGCTTCCACACTGTCTGAAGGTAAGACAAAGTAAGCTAAAGCTGAAGACAATAAATAGACCCTGTTGTGATGGACATTACTGCCTATGTGGACTTGGTTATTGTATTTGCAGATATATCATCCTATTTCAATAAACATAACACATTTTCCCCTGCTGCATGATTCAACTTCTACTGAGCTTTAGCTGGTTGACAACTATTTCATCATCCTGCAAGATAGTCTCAATCAATCTGGGAATTAATTTTTCCCTCAGTGATGGCATCTGTGCAGGCCAagaggcagcaaagcagccaacctacactgtgaatgtttgaataAGTCAAGTCAATAAGACAAGAATAAGTTATGTCTATTTTTAGTTAATTTAGAGAGTGCTCATTCAAACCTGTAATTGACAAAAACTCTCTAACCATATTTTAAGGCAAATTCATCTGAAATTGCTATATGATAAGCTCACCTTGTCATGGAAGACATGAATAACCAACACGAGTGTCACCTCTGTCAGGACCAAGAGTAAAAGGATCAcaaagaactgcagagaagAGTAATTGGACATTGACGTTAGAGCATAAACAAGATCAGGGTTTATGTAGATTATTCCCACTGAGATGTAATTGTATTCAGATTAGAGTATGTGAACATGAGCTGTGGTAGTTTGTGTCTAAGATAGTTTGTTGCATGTTACTCTTCTCAATTGCCACTATGTCTGTACAGTTGATCATCTTATAATAAAATACCCCAAAAATATTTAGTAATATTCATGTAGACCTCTCACCATGAACAACAGGCAGCGCTGCTCCTTAAGGGCTCCAAGACAGCCCAGGAAACCAGTCACCATGGTAATGCCACCGGCGACTAGTAGCAGATTggcagcagagagggagggaaatgacagggggagagaggaaaacTCTGCCTGCGTGAAGGACAGCCATACTCCAACACCAAATAAGCCACATCCTCCAAGCTTTTCATGAAATGCAATGTCAAACCAGTGTCAAAATACAATATTAGACAAAATATATTGTCcttaaaagtgtgtgtttagCATGCCAGAGTATAGGTAAACCAATGCAACATAAGGACTTGGCATGTCTATTGCATTGTTATGAAActgtataatttttaaaaatatatatgtttattattctgaaatattatttcattatgcTTCTTTTCAACAAGCACTTTTTTCATGGTCATATTATAAAATTGTCTAtaattatttgtgtatttattcaaATCCTAATGCcttgtttattcattttattttgaacactTTGGGGCTCCATAAAAGAAAGTCtaaattgaattgtttttgtaGCTGAATAAACTGATAAGATGTCTTCTAGTGCAAATACTAACCCAGAAGATgaggttaaaaacaaacatcaaatacTTGACACAACACATACACCTCCGAGACACTGACATCCTGCAAGAGAAACAGGGAAACACAAGGGCAAAGAGACTGTTTAAATGCTTCATGTCACTAAGTAACTTGATttagtcttattttttttatccactgTACTTCCAAGTGGATTACTGCTTAAATGACAGACTGGGCATATGAGTGTAcagtattttttgttgtttgggtTTCTGTGGTGAGAGGActggtgtgtgtgaggaaaGAGCAAATCAAAAGAAGATGAAGTCTGATCAAGAAAAAGTTTTACTTGTACAGCCCAAAATGACAAATTACTCTTCCTTCACAGTAACAGCATACAACACTTTGTAGGTGGTGGATTTTGTGCCCTACTTCCACTAGAATCAGTGGTTACAGCCACTATGGCTAGCAGAAATGTTTACAGTGACTTTTTTTCCAGAGATGATTGTGAGAGagatattgtgatttggtgatacacaaataaactgaataaaatctgaattatatgcatatatttttaatgacttTCAATGTCTTGATTAATTACACATCATgctaaagtttatcttattgctatctgtgtgtttgtgtatacgTGAGCATGTTCACAGTGGATGTCTGACTGAGTGTTCATCACACCGACTACTGACCCACACAGGAAGTCAAGCTGCTGACAGGAAGGAAGCACCCTCCCCTTCTCAGTAATCCTAATTATACTGCTGGAGGCATTTCCCATGACTAGAGCAAACCTGTGATTACCAGGAGAGCTCAGAGAACACATTTTACCAACATAACAGTTCTGAGGGAACCATGCTTCAAGGTATAGCAAAGAGGTGTTCTGGTTAACTGTTAGTGACAatggaaattatatttttgtgtcacaACACCAAAGTTTTCCAGATTGGCAGAACAAGTGTGAAAACTGTAATCACTTAAGCAGAAACATATTTGGTCCATCACTGGTTTGTTTATAGAAACagtttattgacatttttgaatGGGTGACTTACAGGTAAACGCCCGACTGCTCCTTGAGTTACACTAGAATTTAACTGCTTCTATCctgtttttactgtctttatGAGTGATGCTAGCCTGTccataatttaataatttttgtaatgaatattgtttttacatttcagatgtTTCCTCATTGCTTTATATGTGAATTGAAAATAGACATAAGAATATTTGGAATGAACAATTCCTTCAAACTAAAGGTCAAAATGAATTATCTGCCATATGCATTGAGAAAACTATCTCGACCAAACAACGTGTTCTCATTTTTCTTGTAAAAAGACTTAACTagtgacttcctgtttgcagtGCAGCTGTTataaagaaaactgttttttataGGTAGAACTTAGAAACGCACTAGAAATATCCTGGTGATGAGGTGCGGTGTTTTTCAAGGTTTATAAAGAACCATGCTAGAACAAAATGGGAAGTTGCAGCAGAACTGAGTTTCTagaaacaaaagctgctgtgaTAACAAATGATGGGAACATTTTAGTAAGATGTAGTACTAAACTCTAGAAGTCAACCTGCTGTGTACATGTTTAACAAGGAATATCAATAACCTACACAAAAAGATAGATTATAATATATAACTAATTAACTGAAAAGAGATTACATGATGCCAAAGTTGGACAAGCATTGTGTGACAAATTTCAGTCTTTCTGTTTAACAAAAACCTAGCTTAGCTTATATAACTAAATACCAACACTGTGATTATTTTCATGAAATCTGTATAATTTAAAACATGCTGACTTTTAACCATGGTACTTCATTAAAGTGGAGTTTATGGTGTGTATCAGTGTAGTTACAAATGCAattcaatttgatttttacCTGAAGATTAGTTTCAATTCTCCCAAATCAGTCACTCAGGCTTCTTCACCTGATTTGAACTTTTCCTTTTCAGAACTCCTTTGGATTGCTCGAAGCCaggattttctttcttgttcCGTTATGTTGTTCTGCACTGTTAGATGGTATTTGCCCAAAACTCGTCTTCTTCCCTGATTCTGAGCTTTATCCTGCGTAATTTTCCATCTGGAAGGTCTTACCCTTTGTGTTGTTCTCTTTTgttaactctctctctctttctatctagCTCTCCCCTGCTGGAATTATTTCCAGATGTGTGTTGTTGCCCGCCCCTCTTTGTGTTCCTCCCCTTTCCATTTTCTTCCTGTTAGTCCATCGTTCTTCTAGCCTGTAAACCTTCTAGCCTGTCTTACTTATTCcacttttttcttcttggaCCCAGAAATTTTATGCCCTTTTCCTGTGTCTTTTGCAATGTTTTCCTAAATAGCTGTACACGCACATAGTCACAGAGCTgcatgcacaagcacacactctTCCTTTCCTGATCAAGGGATGGCTTTACTTTTCCAAAGCACATTGTTGTGCTTTagaattttaaatgtttcaagGTGGCCACTACTTTGTATTCATTTCATTGCAACATGAACAAATTTCAGGGATTAAAACTTTCATACTGAATATTGTATCTGCTTTCATTGGCTAGCATTGCACAAATAAGGAAAGGTTTAAGAAAAATCGGCAGAAAAGTAATGTGCAACAGTAGAATCAGtctgaaaaactaaaagaacATACCTTTTTCACACATGCAGCCGCTGAACCCTCCACAGACACTGTGGACCTTCTTCTTCCAGTGTTTGAAATCAAACTCTCAAGTTCACAAAGTCTGATCCAAAGGTTTATTATGCACTTGTAACAGTTACAAATAAGCCTGAGTGATGCCCAGGCATACACTGACTATAGTTCTTTGTTCCCAACCTTACATACCTTACATAGTTTCTTCCTGTTGTGGTCCTTCATTCTAAGCCTATTCCCCCTATTACTTTTTTGGTCCACATATCCCTTGTCATACATTTTGAAGTCCCAACGGAGGTTGGCCTCTTTGGAACCTTTTAATTGCATTCCACAGCCTAAAATCCTTTATAACAATTGTAAATTTCACACTATCACATCAAATACATATTCGTGGAGGCCAACCTAAGACCCTTCTTTCCAGAGACCTGGGTTCCATATTCTTGAAATTTAAGTTAAAGTCAGGTTTTCCCTCATTATCTGTATTAACAGGTGCATGGCCCCTTAATTTGTCCTGTTACATTGACCAAATtgggaaaaaaatcatcaaatttCATGGTATATATGgatttttctctctgcatttaAAGCTatagacagaaaacagaaaattatacTGTTGACTATTAAGCAGTTGATTTTCCTTCCCATTCATGccttgaagaaaaaaatcacagttgCAAGGAATAGGATGCAGTATGCTACATCACTGCAagcatgttaaaaaaacaagatgcaTCTTATGATTtgtgaatgtaaaaaaaatactgaacagagaaaaaaaggtttcaaaTCCCTCTATTGCCTTTTTTCATATATGTAAACTATTCTGTTTTTATGCCTCTTAATATTGATCACACCTCTCATAAAGCAGAAACTGAAAGGTCACTGGATTTTGTGGATCATTTATGCAGTGCCTCTGTATCAGCTCATATCCACTTGCATTTGTCATACTCTAAAGTGAAATGTGAAGTGAATGACTATAGCAAAGGCTTGTTTATTTAtcatcacatttatttcattatgttaAATACAGGAATTTCATGTACAGAACAGCAACCAGGAACTAGAGAATTAAGTAGCTATACAATATTTACACATCAAAACAACAGGCTGTGCAGGAATATCCTCAGCAAAGTTGAATAATAGGAAATATCAATCAACAACAAACAGATTAAAATGACTCACATTAAAGTTACATTTATGCTTTTGGACCATTTTATCTCAGACTTTCCTTAAGAAAGTCCTACTTTATTTTTTGCTCCTCATCTTAACAAGCATTAAATCTTCTTTCTCGTTGTCTTTTGAGGAACAAACATAATGCAACTtagttttaaatacatttctgctCAGTCATTTGCTGAGGCAGGTAGAAACAACAGACTATCACATAGTCCTGTAATCCTCTCCTTTGTCACATTCAACCAAAGTTTTACCTCTGTCGCTCTGATAGAAGAAAAAATTGCAGGTATTTTATGCATACccctaaaactttttttttcaaaaataataatcccTTCTAGGacaataacttttaaaaatgtttttgtataaatGATACAAACCATAGTTATCAATACATACTTATAGAAAGCTTGGGTGTGTGTCAATAGTCTGTTTCTTGGCAGAAATCTTTTCTGTAGTGCTGACCACATTAGTTTTACCCCAGTTTTTATCCATATCTATATCTTCCATCTTTCAATACGTTTCTTGAAACCAAGATATTTTGACATAGATTTAATGATAAAACAGAAGAGTGTGATCTCACTCATAGCAGACATGCAGCTTCTGTAATGTGATTCTTTTGTTTCACAAACTCTGGATGCCTCCATCTACTTAACACTGCAAGTGAATGAGTGAGGTTAAAGGCAGGGTCCTCCATCAGACGTTGGCACTGAGACTAAGCAGATCCATGAAGGAGTTGAAGAGGTTCTCCAGCCAATCCTGGTTAGCCATGCACTGCTGCACCACCTCCTCCTGGCCAGGGTCCTCTGCTGCCTGTCCAATACTGTCCGTCTGTTCAGAAAACATCAGGTCACTTACATACATGGTTACAATGCAACCCTAGCAAAAGCTAAACAAGTTTGATCAACGCAAATCTGTAACAACTGGCTTTAAATGTCTGTAGGTGTGTGAGGTGCACACCTTCAGTTTTAAACTCTCCCCTGAAATTATGTTTTCCATtctataatttatttaattaatttaatatgcaatacaatacaaattaacaaatagagagaaaaaaaagttatgaaTGAAAAGGAGCAGAAAGAAATATCAATTTATAATGCTGTAGCTAGAAGATTCGGGGCCCCCTGAAAAAATATTGATGTGGGCCCCCACCCGGCAAcgaaaaaaaatgacagtaccCGCCCAACAGCAGTAGATGGTACTTTTCCCACGAAAATAAATCGAGCAGCAAAATGACAATAGGCTACATTAAACTGTTGTAAGGAATGTCTTGATTGACTGGGATACTGGGATACAGCATCTCTTCtggcctccctctccttcttgTCATGGCGTTTCTGGTACcctgatttatgttttcatttcattttcaatcagtcagtcagtttccAACTCTTCCACCAAGTTCATCTCTAACTCGAACACTGATTGGTCCTATTCACAAGCTAGGGTGGGACTTACGATTTATTGGATGCGTCAGATGTTTGTCACTgactgaataattaataaataaaccaTTTTTAGGGAGCAGTGAAGAGCAGATATTTGGAAAACTTCTTTCATCAAAgtgcatgtttctgtggttttcattaaaatctcCGGCATAcaactaatataaatattagaatTATTCACAGAACAGGGGCCTATAGAGTATAACTGCCAGAGTTTGTGGGGCCCCCTGGGCACTGAGGGCCCCTATAATTGTCACCACCTTTCACCCCACTAGCATCGGCCCTGATTATAATATCTGCCCCCtatttacagaaaaacaaaaaaactgtttaattcATAGAAGCTATATCACAGccacttttcagtttttctaacATAACACACAATGAGTTGCAGATTATTCTGCAGTTGTATATTTCATCATAATGTTTTTTACTCtctttaaatacattaataaatgtaaatttcacACATTAAATTTCTGTGCATAAATAGACTTCAATGAATCCAGTCACAGCATGGTTATTTGTGTAGTCATGAAGTTGTCATGAACAGttcataaaattatattttaaattgacCAGACTGATGTTTTAACCTTACAATACTAcctttgtaaatgttttaccAGTTGGAAGGAGATGGCAGCTAATCAAAATGAGCTACTGCCATGACTAAGTGGAGTCATCAAGGGACTCTACATTTTAATAACACCTCTAAATTAAGGCATTAGCTAGGAATCGCTgtagaaaataaactgaaaacatggTGTTGTAACATGGCGGCTTCCATGAAAAGGTTGGTTTCTTAGGATGAAACTCTGAAATCTACACAGGGAATGTGTAGATTTCAGAGTTTCATcctaagattaagaaaatgcaatggttaGTATTTTCCAGCGATTATACAccaatgacaacatatttctgAATACTATATTCCCTTTTGGCTAATTGCttactctaaatattacacattttaacCTTTAATAAccttaaataaaatttaataagAACAACGTTTCTCGCGGCTTTTACTGCTGTGAAGGTATGTTACAGACAAATCTGTAATGCTGTATTAAACCCAGGTATTCTCTCATACTGTGCACATATTTTGCAATAAAGGAATTACAGTAGTAATAGTAGGgtaaataatgtataatattttAAACTAAATTTCTTTAACTGTATGAGATACATGATATTTGTAagaaattatctttttttccccaaaaaaacaccattaatAAAAGAGTCCTAGTAAAATTTACCTTTTGgagaaatcatgttttttcattgtgaatggtttgatatataattttttattgcTGCATTTCTGATCAATAAGATATACAC
This genomic window from Mastacembelus armatus chromosome 8, fMasArm1.2, whole genome shotgun sequence contains:
- the tspan4b gene encoding tetraspanin-9 isoform X2; protein product: MSVSRRCMCCVKYLMFVFNLIFWLGGCGLFGVGVWLSFTQAEFSSLPLSFPSLSAANLLLVAGGITMVTGFLGCLGALKEQRCLLFMFFVILLLLVLTEVTLVLVIHVFHDKMDTKAQGQLKEGLKIYKSEPGLKTSWDNVQRMFKCCGVTNKTDWYDVLNGTLPSSCCSVGTDRCIDGWSEVGFNSLLSESQAVVAR